A window from Hemibagrus wyckioides isolate EC202008001 linkage group LG19, SWU_Hwy_1.0, whole genome shotgun sequence encodes these proteins:
- the mapre3b gene encoding microtubule-associated protein RP/EB family member 3b, with amino-acid sequence MAVNVYSTSMTIENLSRHDMLAWVNDSLQLSYTKIEQLCSGAAYCQFMDMLFPGCILLKKVKFQAKLEHEFIHNFKVLQAAFKRMNVDKIIPVERLVKGRFQDNFEFIQWFKKFFDANYDGKEYDPQAARQGQEVTPTPNPGPQRTSPTVPKTMPTPQRPISSAPTNVKRSTPVLRNGVSEAEIMELNQQLMDLKVTVDGLEKERDFYFGKLRDIELICQEHEGEKNPVLAKIIDILYATEDGFAPPEDEEIDEPPQVQDEY; translated from the exons ATGGCGGTGAATGTGTACTCCACATCTATGACCATAGAGAACCTGAGCAGACATGACATGCTCGCTTGGGTCAACGATTCTCTGCAACTAAGCTACACTAAAATAGAGCAGCTCTGCTCAG GTGCAGCATATTGCCAGTTTATGGACATGCTCTTCCCCGGGTGTATTCTTCTGAAGAAAGTGAAGTTCCAGGCCAAACTGGAGCATGAGTTCATCCACAACTTCAAAGTGCTACAAGCAGCCTTCAAGAGAATGAATGTAGACAAG ATCATCCCAGTTGAAAGGCTGGTGAAAGGGAGGTTCCAGGACAATTTCGAGTTCATACAGTGGTTTAAGAAATTCTTCGACGCAAACTACGACGGGAAAGAGTACGACCCTCAAGCAGCACGACAAGGCCAGGAGGTTACGCCTACACCCAATCCAG GACCCCAAAGGACCTCACCAACAGTACCCAAAACCATGCCCACCCCTCAGCGACCAATCAGCTCTGCCCCGACCAATGTCAAACGAAGCACACCTGTGTTACGGAACGGAGTTAGCGAGGCAGAGATTATGGAGCTCAACCAGCAG CTGATGGACCTGAAGGTGACAGTTGATGgcctagagaaggagagagacttTTACTTTGGCAAACTGCGTGATATCGAGCTCATCTGCCAGGAGCACGAGGGCGAAAAGAATCCAGTTCTTGCAAAGATTATCGACATCCTCTACGCTACTGAG GATGGTTTTGCTCCTCCAGAGGATGAGGAAATTGACGAACCGCCACAAGTCCAGGACGAGTACTAA